Below is a window of Sulfurisphaera ohwakuensis DNA.
TGAAGTGTCCAACAAAACAGCTTAAAGAGTAATCATTATTAACTTTTTCTGAGAACTGAATACCTATGGAGAAGGATCTTTATAAGGTTGGAGAAGAGTACGTTGAGGCTAGGATCATTGAGTGTTTATCTGATCTTCTTCTCTCATTGACCTTATGGAAAGAGGGATACACTAGGAATTCTGCTGGAAAAGCATTTAGTGCTGTAAAAGCACTTATGAGTGCATTAGTGGTCGTTAATGAGGATAAACTAATTAGTATTGCTAAAGACAAGGAGGAAAAGGAGTGGATTAAGAAGAAAGCTCACATAGTCCCAACCCACAGTATGTATGCTTTAGCACAGATGTTAAGGAAGATAGGGATTGATATTCTGAACCTTGTGAGAATAGCATTAGACCTTCACGATTATCAGTATAATGGTTTTGAGCCCGATTTCAGCAGATATACTAGGAAAGATGATGTATTTACTGACCTAATTACCGTCATAAAGGAGACTAAAAACATAATACACACATATTTCTCCAAATATGAGGTCAAGGAAATTTCTGAGAAAATTGACGGATTAATTAGAGAATTAATAGAAGGACATTGAGCGAGAATCTATCTACAAACAGTTTTAGATCACAAAGATTTTTTAGGCTCTCAAATTTTTATATTATTTCATATTGATTTTACAATTATGTAACTCATAGGAAAATTGTTACATTTTTACATAGTGTCGTCATTTGTATATAAATTTATCAAATGACCTTTCTTTATAGAGAGTGAAAATATTGGATTAACATATTACTATGTGCTAAAAATTCATAGAAATATAAATAGCTCAATAATGACACCAGCTTATACTCAAAAATCTCGAAATATTATATGTATTCTTGAAGAAAAAGCTAATTTGTCCCAGACTCCCTAGTTCAAAATATGATAAGAATATTACAAATTCGATTGAATTAATGCCGAAATGGTTTAAAGATATGTTATTTAGTGAAACCATTATACATGGTGAAATTGATAATGATATAGTAGAAAGAGTAATTAAGAGATTAGAAGGAGTTAAATAAAGGACTGGGAAAAAGTTCATAGGAGATATCAGTAGTCTTATTTTCATTAAAATAGTCGGATTAACTACTAGAAGTATAAGGTTATTACTCTTAGGCACGGAAAGGGCATGAGGATGAGGGTTACCGATCCCTATTCCGAAAAAACGTCAGTATTTCCTTTTTACCCTCTCTTCATAAAAATAGATAGTATTGCCATGTATAAGGTTTGGGAGATAATCAAAAAATACCCGTTAATCTTATACTTAATGGACTTCAGTTATGGAGGAAATAAAACTTTCAAAAGTACTAAAGCTTACGATCTGTTAAAGGAAATGGAAAATTACATTTACCCTACAAGGGAGGACGATTATGTCAGATGCTATTATTATCTCTTCTTACCGGTTAACGTGAAGGGAAAGATAAAGTTCGTACCCACAAGCTTTTGCTATCTTAAAGAGTTTGACGAGTATGAGTTCTTCGTTCACACTAAAGGTGGGATAAGGATTGGGAAAGGTGATGAGAAATTACCACAATGTTATAATTCGTTGTTAATAAGAGTTTACATTTTCATGAAAATGCAATATGAAGACCCCATATTTATTACCACTAAGGACATTTATAAACACTACTTAGTTGGAGAAGTTAAGCTGAAATACGTTATAAAACCTAAAATGAGTAAGGATGATGCCAAACAGTTACTTATACAATACAAGGAGAACTTGAAGAATAAGCTCCAGTCAGATGATATAACTTTAAGGGATTATTTAGAGGTTGTTAAAATAGTTTATGAGGCAAACAAGCTCGAGATGGACAATGACCTTAAAGAGTTATATAAACGTTATGCTGACGGTAGGGATTGCGGTATGATGGATTTACCGTTAGACGA
It encodes the following:
- a CDS encoding PaREP1 family protein, producing MEKDLYKVGEEYVEARIIECLSDLLLSLTLWKEGYTRNSAGKAFSAVKALMSALVVVNEDKLISIAKDKEEKEWIKKKAHIVPTHSMYALAQMLRKIGIDILNLVRIALDLHDYQYNGFEPDFSRYTRKDDVFTDLITVIKETKNIIHTYFSKYEVKEISEKIDGLIRELIEGH
- a CDS encoding DUF6955 family protein, with translation MKKKLICPRLPSSKYDKNITNSIELMPKWFKDMLFSETIIHGEIDNDIVERVIKRLEGVK